From one Neovison vison isolate M4711 chromosome 1, ASM_NN_V1, whole genome shotgun sequence genomic stretch:
- the LOC122899711 gene encoding glutathione S-transferase A2, whose protein sequence is MAGKPKLHYFNGRGRMESIRWLLAAAGVEFEEKFIETPEDWDKLRSDGHLMFQQVPMVEMDGMKMVQTRAILNYIASKYNLYGKDIKEKALIDMYTEGIADLSEMIIVLPLCPPDQKEAKIALIKERTTDRYLPVFEKVLKSHGQDYLVGNRLSKADIHLVELLYYVEEIDPSLLANFPLLKALKTRVSNLPTVKKFLQPGSQRKPPIDEKSLEQAKKIFRMK, encoded by the exons ATGGCAGGGAAGCCCAAACTTCACTACTTCAATGGACGAGGCCGAATGGAGTCCATCCGGTGGCTCTTGGCCGCAGCAGGAGTAGAG TTTGAAGAGAAATTTATTGAAACTCCAGAAGACTGGGATAAGTTAAGGAGTG atGGACATCTGATGTTCCAGCAAGTGCCAATGGTGGAAATGGATGGAATGAAGATGGTGCAGACCAGGGCCATTCTCAACTACATTGCCTCCAAATACAACCTCTATGGGAAAGACATAAAGGAGAAAGCCCT GATAGATATGTACACAGAAGGTATAGCCGATTTGAGTGAAATGATCATTGTTTTGCCTCTATGCCCACCTGATCAAAAGGAGGCCAAGATTGCCCTGATCAAAGAGAGAACAACAGATCGTTATCTCCCCGTGTTTGAAAAA GTGTTAAAGAGCCATGGACAAGACTACCTTGTTGGCAACAGGCtgagcaaggctgacattcaccTGGTTGAACTTCTCTACTATGTGGAAGAGATTGACCCCAGCCTTCTAGCCAACTTCCCTCTATTGAAG GCCCTGAAAACCAGAGTCAGCAACCTCCCCACGGTGAAGAAGTTTCTGCAGCCTGGCAGCCAGAGGAAACCTCCCATCGATGAGAAGAGTTTAGAACAAGCCAAGAAGATTTTCAGGATGAAATGA